One window of Candidatus Methylomirabilota bacterium genomic DNA carries:
- the gltX gene encoding glutamate--tRNA ligase — MSSPSRSVVRVRFAPSPTGHLHVGGAHTALFNWLYARHHGGTFILRIEDTDRSRSTDENIASIIEALQWLGIDWDEGPPAPGYRQTERLDLYRAHAQRLVKAGRAYYCDCPPEQLERERKAAEARLETFRYSGRCRERGLTGGALRLRMPDEGTTVVNDLIHGAVTFEHRQLDDWILVRSDGTPTYNFSVVVDDVTMAITHVIRGNDHLSNTPKQIMCYEALGCPVPEFAHVAMILGPDRSRLSKRHGATSVQAFRDAGFLPEAMVNYLARLGWAHGDQEIFSRRELIELFDIKDVTASAAIFDHTKLTWLNQQYLKRMEGDRLTERAAPFLAAAGLDGARDPGWLARVMDTLKERARTLPELVEVGRFYFERPREYEAKAAQKLLTPEGGRRLDAVIERLERVPAFSPAALEAAYRELTDVLGLKLVDLAQLTRLAVTGRTASPPLFEVLALLGREETLARLRAARRVAGGER; from the coding sequence GTGAGCTCGCCGAGCCGGTCTGTCGTCCGCGTGCGCTTCGCCCCCAGCCCCACCGGGCACCTGCACGTGGGGGGCGCGCACACCGCGCTGTTCAACTGGCTCTACGCCCGCCATCACGGGGGGACTTTCATCCTCCGGATCGAGGACACCGACCGTTCCCGCTCGACCGACGAGAACATCGCCTCCATCATCGAGGCGCTGCAGTGGCTGGGCATCGACTGGGACGAGGGCCCCCCGGCGCCGGGCTATCGGCAGACGGAGCGCCTGGACCTCTATCGCGCTCACGCCCAGCGTCTGGTGAAGGCCGGCCGAGCCTACTACTGCGACTGCCCGCCGGAGCAGCTCGAGCGGGAGCGCAAGGCGGCGGAAGCCCGCCTGGAGACCTTCCGGTACTCGGGGCGGTGTCGCGAGCGCGGCCTCACCGGGGGCGCGCTCCGCCTCCGGATGCCCGACGAGGGGACCACCGTCGTCAACGACCTCATCCACGGGGCGGTCACGTTCGAGCACCGGCAGCTGGACGACTGGATCCTCGTGCGGAGCGACGGCACACCCACCTACAACTTCTCGGTGGTGGTGGACGACGTCACCATGGCCATCACCCACGTGATCCGCGGGAACGATCACCTGTCGAACACCCCCAAGCAGATCATGTGCTACGAAGCCCTGGGCTGTCCGGTGCCGGAGTTCGCCCACGTGGCCATGATCCTGGGACCCGATCGGAGCCGGCTCAGCAAGCGCCACGGTGCGACCTCGGTCCAGGCGTTTCGGGACGCCGGCTTCCTGCCCGAGGCGATGGTGAACTATCTGGCCCGCCTGGGCTGGGCCCACGGCGACCAGGAGATCTTCTCCCGGCGCGAGCTCATCGAGCTCTTCGACATCAAGGACGTGACGGCCTCGGCGGCGATCTTCGACCACACCAAGCTGACGTGGCTGAACCAGCAGTACCTCAAGCGCATGGAGGGCGATCGGCTGACCGAGCGGGCGGCCCCCTTCCTGGCCGCGGCCGGCCTGGACGGGGCGCGAGACCCCGGCTGGCTCGCCCGCGTCATGGACACGCTCAAGGAGCGCGCCCGCACCCTGCCCGAGCTGGTCGAAGTGGGGCGCTTCTACTTCGAGCGGCCCCGGGAGTACGAGGCCAAGGCCGCCCAGAAGCTGCTCACGCCCGAGGGCGGGCGCCGGCTCGACGCGGTGATCGAGCGTCTGGAGCGGGTGCCGGCCTTCTCGCCGGCGGCGCTGGAGGCGGCCTATCGCGAGCTGACCGACGTCCTGGGTCTGAAGCTGGTGGACCTCGCCCAGCTCACCCGCCTGGCCGTCACCGGGCGAACCGCCTCGCCGCCGCTCTTCGAGGTGCTCGCCCTGCTCGGCCGCGAGGAGACGCTGGCCCGGCTGCGGGCCGCCCGGCGTGTCGCCGGAGGCGAGCGGTGA